The Prunus persica cultivar Lovell chromosome G8, Prunus_persica_NCBIv2, whole genome shotgun sequence genome includes a region encoding these proteins:
- the LOC18767496 gene encoding uncharacterized protein LOC18767496, translated as MGSHYFAQALAMVLVASMLAVGSANKDWQHGNYTGWGFNHGLNETKGPNKITVGGSENWHYGFDYKQWAWKNGPFYINDTLVFKYDPPNDTTRPHSVYLFQNPWSFMKCDLSQAKMVGKPTQGGGKGFEFVLKSWQPYYFACGEYDGLHCKDGLMRFAVFPMFRGWHY; from the exons ATGGGTTCCCATTATTTTGCACAAGCCCTAGCTATGGTGCTAGTTGCTTCAATGCTGGCAGTTGGCTCAGCCAACAAGGATTGGCAACATGGCAACTACACTGGTTGGGGTTTCAACCATGGCCTCAACGAGACCAAAGGACCCAACAAAATCACAGTTGGTGGGTCGGAAAACTGGCATTACGGATTTGACTACAAACAATGGGCTTGGAAGAATGGCCCATTTTACATCAATGACACTCTAG TTTTCAAGTATGATCCTCCAAATGACACCACACGTCCTCACAGCGTGTACTTGTTCCAAAACCCTTGGAGCTTCATGAAGTGTGATTTAAGCCAAGCCAAGATGGTGGGAAAACCGACACAAGGAGGTGGAAAAGGCTTTGAGTTTGTGCTCAAGAGTTGGCAGCCTTACTACTTCGCTTGCGGCGAGTACGATGGCCTCCATTGTAAGGACGGACTGATGAGGTTCGCCGTCTTCCCAATGTTTCGCGGCTGGCATTACTGA
- the LOC18767990 gene encoding uncharacterized protein LOC18767990 translates to MGSHYFAQALAMVLIASMLAVGLANKDWQHGNYTGWGFNRGLNKTKGPNKITVGGSENWHYGFDYKQWAWKNGPFYINDTLVFKYDPPNDTTRPHSVYLFQNPWSFMKCDLSQAKMVGKPTQGGGEGFEFVLKSWQPYYFACGEHNGLHCKDGLMRFVVFPMFRGWNY, encoded by the exons ATGGGTTCCCATTATTTTGCACAAGCCCTAGCAATGGTGCTAATTGCTTCAATGCTGGCAGTCGGCTTAGCCAATAAGGATTGGCAACATGGCAACTACACTGGTTGGGGTTTCAACCGTGGCCTCAACAAGACCAAAGGACCCAACAAAATCACAGTTGGTGGGTCGGAAAACTGGCATTACGGATTTGACTACAAACAATGGGCTTGGAAGAATGGCCCATTTTACATCAATGACACTCTAG TTTTCAAGTAtgatccaccaaatgacaccacACGTCCTCATAGCGTGTACTTGTTCCAAAACCCTTGGAGCTTCATGAAGTGTGATTTAAGCCAAGCCAAGATGGTGGGAAAACCGACACAAGGAGGCGGAGAAGGCTTTGAGTTTGTGCTCAAGAGCTGGCAACCTTACTACTTCGCTTGCGGCGAGCACAACGGCCTCCATTGTAAGGACGGACTGATGAGGTTCGTCGTCTTCCCAATGTTTCGCGGCTGGAATTACTGA